AGTCGGGAGTGGCAGGCAGTGTATCAAGCCATCGCGACAGCGTGTCGGCCACGCGCGCGTACACGTCTGCCTGCTTCGCGTCGCGGACGCGGACCTCGAAGCCGTGCCCGCCGTGCGGCACCTCGACCACCTCGGGCCGTGCGCCGGCGGCGGCGAAGGCCTGCCTGATCTCGTCTGGCCCGCCGAAGGGGTCGCGCGTTCCCTGCACGACGAGCAGCGGCACGCGGACCGCCGAGAGGTGCGCCACGCGAAGCTGGTCCGGCTTGCCCGGCGGGTGGAGCGGGTAGCCCAGCGCGACGCACCCGCGCACCGCGCGCGGCGCATCGCCTTCGGCCAGCACCATCGTGGCCATCCGGCCGCCCATGGACTTGCCGCCGATGGCGAGCAGTTCGGCGGGGAAGCGCGCTGCCACGCCGGCCACCACTGCGCGCCAGGCGTCGAGCAGGACAGGCGTCCGGTCGGGCACCTTGCGCCCCGAAAACATGTAAGGAAAGTCGAACGTGATGACGCGCGTCCCGCGGGTGGCGAGGTCGCCGGCCCGCGCGCGCATCCAGGGATGTCCCTGTCCGGCGCCCGCCCCGTGCGCGAGGATCAGCGTGTGCCGTGCGTCGGCCGCCTCGTACACCGTCGCCCGCAGCGCTCCCGCCGGCCCGGGAATCGTGAAATCAGTCACCGAGCCATTGTGCATCGCCGGTGGGCGGTGCCGGCGGGCCTGCCGCGCCGTAGCGCGCAAGCGCGAAGGCGGGCGATGATGGCTTCATGCGAGATCGACGTGAATTCCTGAGCTTGATGGTGGCCATGGCTGCCGTCCCGACAGTGGTGGGAGCGCAGGAGGGGACTGTCTCCACGGTGACAGGCGACGTGCCGGTGCGCGACCTTGGCATGGTGCTCATGCACGAGCACGTCATGGTCGACTTCATCGGCGCCGACAAGGTGAGCCGGAGCCGCTACGACGCCGACGCCGTCGTGCGTGCCGCGCTGCCGCACCTGCAGCGGGCGAAGGAACTGGGCTGCCGCACGCTGGTGGAGTGCACGCCGGCGTTCCTCGGCCGCAACGTGGCGCTGTTACGGCGGCTGTCGGAGGAGTCGGGACTGCGCATCATCTCGAACACGGGTTACTACGGCGCGGCTGGCGACAAGCACCTGCCAGCGCACGCGTTCAAGGACTCGGCGCAGCAGATTGCGCAGCGCTGGATAGACGAGCGGCGGCGCGGCATCGACGGCACCGACGTGCTCCCGGGGTTCATGAAGATCGGCGTCGACGCGGGGCCGCTGTCCGAGGTGGACCGCAAGCTGGTCGAGGCGGCTGGCCTGACGCACAAGGCGACGGGGTTGCCGATCGCCTCGCATACGCCTGGCGCCGAGGCCGCGCACCAGTCGCTCGACGTCCTGGCGTCGCAGGGCGTGCCGCTCGACGCGTTCATCTGGGTGCACGCGCAGGACGAGGGCGATGACGAACAGGTGCGTCGCGCGGCCGAGCGTGGGGCGTGGGTGGAATTGGACGGTATCGCGCCGGACTCCGTGGATCGCCACGTGCAGCGCGTGAAGATGATGGCCGACGCCGGACATCTCGGCCGGGTCCTCGTGTCGCAGGACGCCGGCTGGTACCACGTTGGCGAAGAGGGCGGCGGGACATTCCGCCCGTACGACACGCTCTTCACCGAGTTCGTGCCGGCGCTGCGCGCGGCACTCGGCGACGCGGCTGTCTCGCAGGTCCTCGTCACCAACCCCGCCCACGCCCTCGCGCGCAGGGGATAGGGGTTGCGTGGCGCCCGACGGGGGGCCGGTCCTCCGAGCCCGGCCGCAGCGTTCGGTCGCGGCCATCGGACATGCTCTGCATGGACGAGTGGAATCTCAGCTCACGTGTCAGCGCCAGGTTACTGGAGTCTGACGCGGGTTTCGTCGGCGCGCTGGATCGGCTGGCCCAGTCAGATTCGCCTGACGGCAACTGACCCTCTACATGTGGAGGCACGCCTGGTGGGTGTCCGGTCCGACGGACGATTCCGCCGGCCTCCCGGAGGCGCGCCAGCCGTTGTCGGGGCGGCATATGCGTCGCCCTTGCGGACCGTAGCCCGCTGTGTGGCAATGTGCTTTGTTGTTTGAAGTGTCCTGGCAGATGAGCCGGGCGGATCCGTTCAGCCGGATCGATGCCATCCAACGAATCGGATCGACGACTCCGCTGGCGCCCGTGGCATGGCCTGAACGCGCAGGATTTCGCCTCCAGCACGGCTTCGTCGTGCTGGCAGGAAGGTTGCTGTGTGACCACCGCATCGGTCCGGTTCAACCCGGCAGGCATCCGGTCGGTCCCGGGCCTGCCCCGCGCGCGGCGAAGCAGTCCTGTCGTGATGGCGACAGGTGTCGCGAGCGGTCCCGGGCCGTATGCAGGACCGAGCTCACGGCGCGTCTTGGCGTCGTGGCTCCTTGAACATTCAGGAGGAACCGGATGAGAGGCAACTTGCTCGCCTTCGTGGCGACGCTGTGCATGATGTTTGGAGCAGGTTCGGCGATGGCGCAGGCACCAACCGGCGACATCGTGGGTCGCGTGGTGGACTCGTCCGGCGCCGTCCTGCCGGGCGTGGCGGTGAGCGCCAGCGGCGGCGCGCTACTGCAGCCGATGTCGGCCGTCACGGGCGACACGGGTACCTACCTTTTCCCTGGCCTCCAGCCGGGTCTGTACACCGTCAGGTTCGAACTCACCGGTTTCAGGACGGTGATCGTCGAACGCGTGCAGGTGAACGTCGGCGCCAGCACGACCACGAACATCACGCTCGAGGTGTCGGCGCTCGAGGAGAGTGTCACCGTCACGAGCGAGGCGCCGCTGGTCGACACGCGCAAGGCGGGTACGAAGACCAATTTCACGCAGGAACAGCTGCAGAACGTGCCGTCGGCGCGCGACCCGTGGGTGATGCTTGAGCGCACGCCCGGCATCACGATGGACCGCACGAACGTGGGCGGCAGCCAGTCGGGGCAGCAGTCGGGGTACATCTCGCGTGGCGCGACGACCACCAACAACAAGTGGCTGCTCGACGGCGTGGACATCACCGACCAGGCCGCGACGGGCGCCTCGGCGGTGTACTACGACTTCGACATGCTCGAAGAGTTGCAGATCAGCACGGGCGGCAATGACGTCACGCAGCAGACCGGCGGGGTGGGCATCAACCTGGTGACCAAGAGCGGCAGCGACCAGTTCCGCGGGTCCGGCCGCTACTACGTGACCGACGACAAGTTCGGCTCGGTCAACCTCACCGACGACCTGCGCAAGCAGGGCGCGCGTTCCGGCGCTCCGGTTCAGAGCATCAAGGACTACGGCATCGAGGGCGGCGGCCCGATCTGGCGCAGCCGCGCATGGTTCTGGGGTTCCTATTCCAAGCAGGACGTCAACGTCGGCGTGGTGAACTTCTTCAAGAAGGTCTCGGGGTGCCCGGTCAACGCCGCGGATCCGCTGGCGAACTCGATGTCGGTCGCCGACCTGAACGCCTGCCTGAACCCCGACACGACGACGCTGGACAACTACAACATCAAGGGCAGCGCGCTGCTCTTCTCGGGCAACACGTTCACCTGGCACAGCAACTTCGCCGACAAGGTCCGCAACGCTCGCGACGCGAGCGACACGCGACCGATCGAGACCACGTACATCCAGGAAGGTCCCGTGTGGACGCACAAGGCCAGCGACCGCCACGTGTTCAGCGACAGGTGGATCGCCGAGGCCGCGTGGGCGCACGTGGGTGGCGGCTTCGGGCTGCTCTTCAACCAGCCCGGCAACATCGACGTCCAGCCCCTCCAGGAGATCACGACAGGCCGCTACGAGCGTTCGTACAACCAGTCCGAGTTCAACAGGCCCGCCACGAGCATCCAGCTCACGTCCACGTACTTCAAGCCGGCGATGTGGGGCGGCGACCACGCCTTCAAGGTGGGGTACGTGTTCCGCGACACGCCGAGCGAGTCCGGCACCGTGTACGGCGGCGATGTCTTCGTCTTCGAGCGCAACGGTGTCGCCGAGCGCGCGCAGTTCTATCGCAGTTCGTCGACGGCGTACGACATGACGACGCACAGCGCCTTCATCTCGGACACGTTCACGAAGGGCAAGCTGACGTTGAGCGCGGGCATCCGCTGGGATCGTCAGGACGACTCGGCGCGCGCGTCCTCGGTGCCGGCCAATCGCCTCATCCCGCAGTGGCTGCCCGGCGTGACCTTCGATGGCGCGGATGGCGGCATCGTGTTCTCCAACTGGTCGCCGCGCCTGAACGCGGGCTACGACATCTTCGGCACGGGCCGCACCGTGGCGCGGTCGTCGTTCTCGGTGTACTACGGCCAGATTGCGCCGGGTTCGCTGTCTGCCATCCTCAACCCGCTCACGGCGGCCAGCATCACGTTCCCGTGGACCGACCTCAACCGCGACCGCGTCGTCTCGGTCAACGAGATCGACCAGACGCGCATCCTCGCCTTCAGCGGGAACTACAACCCGAACAACCCGTCCGCACTCGGCACGCCCAATTCGGTCGACACGAACACGAGGAACGACAAGACCGTCGAGTGGACCGCCACCATCGATCACCAGCTCGGCCGGCGGATGGCCGTGTCGCTCAGTTACATCTACCGGCACTACTCGGACTTCCGCTTCGACAAGCGTGTCGGCATCACCGCCGCCGACTGGACCGAGGCCACGTTCACGCCGAACTGCCCGG
This genomic window from Acidobacteriota bacterium contains:
- a CDS encoding alpha/beta fold hydrolase; translation: MTDFTIPGPAGALRATVYEAADARHTLILAHGAGAGQGHPWMRARAGDLATRGTRVITFDFPYMFSGRKVPDRTPVLLDAWRAVVAGVAARFPAELLAIGGKSMGGRMATMVLAEGDAPRAVRGCVALGYPLHPPGKPDQLRVAHLSAVRVPLLVVQGTRDPFGGPDEIRQAFAAAGARPEVVEVPHGGHGFEVRVRDAKQADVYARVADTLSRWLDTLPATPD
- a CDS encoding phosphotriesterase, with protein sequence MRDRREFLSLMVAMAAVPTVVGAQEGTVSTVTGDVPVRDLGMVLMHEHVMVDFIGADKVSRSRYDADAVVRAALPHLQRAKELGCRTLVECTPAFLGRNVALLRRLSEESGLRIISNTGYYGAAGDKHLPAHAFKDSAQQIAQRWIDERRRGIDGTDVLPGFMKIGVDAGPLSEVDRKLVEAAGLTHKATGLPIASHTPGAEAAHQSLDVLASQGVPLDAFIWVHAQDEGDDEQVRRAAERGAWVELDGIAPDSVDRHVQRVKMMADAGHLGRVLVSQDAGWYHVGEEGGGTFRPYDTLFTEFVPALRAALGDAAVSQVLVTNPAHALARRG
- a CDS encoding TonB-dependent receptor, giving the protein MAQAPTGDIVGRVVDSSGAVLPGVAVSASGGALLQPMSAVTGDTGTYLFPGLQPGLYTVRFELTGFRTVIVERVQVNVGASTTTNITLEVSALEESVTVTSEAPLVDTRKAGTKTNFTQEQLQNVPSARDPWVMLERTPGITMDRTNVGGSQSGQQSGYISRGATTTNNKWLLDGVDITDQAATGASAVYYDFDMLEELQISTGGNDVTQQTGGVGINLVTKSGSDQFRGSGRYYVTDDKFGSVNLTDDLRKQGARSGAPVQSIKDYGIEGGGPIWRSRAWFWGSYSKQDVNVGVVNFFKKVSGCPVNAADPLANSMSVADLNACLNPDTTTLDNYNIKGSALLFSGNTFTWHSNFADKVRNARDASDTRPIETTYIQEGPVWTHKASDRHVFSDRWIAEAAWAHVGGGFGLLFNQPGNIDVQPLQEITTGRYERSYNQSEFNRPATSIQLTSTYFKPAMWGGDHAFKVGYVFRDTPSESGTVYGGDVFVFERNGVAERAQFYRSSSTAYDMTTHSAFISDTFTKGKLTLSAGIRWDRQDDSARASSVPANRLIPQWLPGVTFDGADGGIVFSNWSPRLNAGYDIFGTGRTVARSSFSVYYGQIAPGSLSAILNPLTAASITFPWTDLNRDRVVSVNEIDQTRILAFSGNYNPNNPSALGTPNSVDTNTRNDKTVEWTATIDHQLGRRMAVSLSYIYRHYSDFRFDKRVGITAADWTEATFTPNCPVSGTTCSPLRYYQPNFQIPAAQRTMNRDGYTRSFNGIEAVFTKRMANRWMFDGSYAFNSAVDKFASIEGYSTTSDPTNYAIYNGGQYAPEAGGSGIDNVFPNAKHLVKLSGVYTAPWDINVGAFYNARQGYIYPRRVLTLPRINAAGTVNLYYDTWGDTRYDTLQTIDLRVSKRFVFGRRSVEGSMDVFNVGNVNTVLTRSLNQTSANANFVTGIVAPRILRFGVRVVF